The Bos indicus x Bos taurus breed Angus x Brahman F1 hybrid chromosome 25, Bos_hybrid_MaternalHap_v2.0, whole genome shotgun sequence genome has a window encoding:
- the LOC113883776 gene encoding fibroin heavy chain-like isoform X11, producing the protein MDEEWGREEAGADLLQQQEVGAGPLGSASPAETLAPTQQGCLKAHRVVPSHSAGIMSAWAFPIALLLLGLTSESLQGGLPPLSPGLGKGLGGSNGYRSGYGPPSGLGAGFGNGRGLGAQPGPPAQNGYGAGVGGGVKPQKLGVSPGFRNGNGLGVGTLPGAAAQPGYGNALGAGAFPGLGAQPGFGARNGIGAGAFPGAGIGGGVKPQKPGLSAGNGLGAGAFPAAGAQPGLAAPNGFGPGFGGVGKPQKPGFRTGNGAQPGLGAGGLKPQKPGPLAQNGYGAGFGGGVQTQKPGFGNGNGLGAQPGPATPQGYGAGYGNGNGLGARPGEGPVAENGYGAGLAAGVKPQKPGFGNGNGLGVQPGPAAPVVYGPGVAEAMEPQKPVYRNGLGAGAFPGQGAQPGLGGIVSPLKPGYTPPLGNGPQLLPGLGVGLKPQKPGYGNGNGLGAQPVPTPALQWGPKPQEAGYQPPNGYGPGAGLGFGGGLRPQKVGLGYGNGNGGLGAGFFPEVRPQPGFPGADGFLNGQAAGLRGFPWPSLRAWGAALKPTYRVGGTYPEVGSQPGPYGQLRPELGPGPLGDPEVKRGSNGPLGNGFGGR; encoded by the exons ATGGATGAggagtggggcagggaggaggctggggctgatctcctgcagCAGCAGGAGGTAGGGGCTGGCCCCCTGGGGTCTGCCAGCCCAGCGGAGACCCTGGCCCCCACCCAGCAGGGGTGTTTAAAGGCCCACAGGGTGGTGCCCTCCCACTCTGCCGGCATCATGAGTGCTTGGGCCTTCCCCATAGCCCTTCTCCTGCTCGGCCTGACCTCTGAAAGCCTGCAAGGCG GGCTCCCTCCATTGTCTCCGGGCCTGGGGAAAG GCTTAGGAGGCTCCAATGGCTATCGATCAG GCTATGGCCCCCCCAGTGGTCTAGGAGCAG GGTTCGGGAATGGGCGGGGGCTGGGAGCCCAGCCAG GCCCTCCAGCTCAGAATGGCTACGGAGCAG GCGTTGGAGGGGGCGTGAAGCCCCAGAAGCTGG GTGTCTCTCCAGGGTTTAGGAACGGGAACGGGCTGGGAGTCGGGACCCTCCCGGGTGCTGCTGCCCAGCCAG GGTACGGAAACGCGCTGGGAGCTGGTGCCTTCCCGGGGCTGGGAGCCCAGCCAG GATTCGGGGCTCGAAATGGTATCGGCGCTGGGGCTTTTCCGGGAGCAG GAATTGGAGGGGGCGTGAAACCTCAGAAGCCAG GACTCAGCGCTGGGAatgggctgggagctggggcctTCCCCGCAGCTGGAGCCCAGCCAG GTCTCGCAGCTCCAAATGGCTTTGGACCAG GCTTTGGAGGGGTTGGGAAACCCCAGAAGCCAG GATTCAGGACTGGGAACGGAGCCCAGCCGG GCCTTGGAGCAGGAGGGCTGAAACCTCAGAAGCCAG gcCCCCTGGCTCAGAATGGCTACGGAGCAG GCTTTGGAGGGGGTGTGCAAACTCAGAAGCCAG GATTTGGGAATGGAAACGGACTGGGAGCTCAGCCAG gCCCAGCAACACCGCAGGGATATGGAGCAG gcTACGGTAATGGAAACGGACTGGGAGCCAGGCCGGGTGAAG GCCCTGTGGCTGAAAATGGCTATGGAGCAG GCCTGGCGGCCGGCGTGAAGCCCCAGAAGCCAG gaTTTGGGAATGGTAACGGACTGGGCGTCCAGCCAG GGCCTGCAGCTCCCGTCGTCTATGGCCCAG GAGTTGCTGAGGCCATGGAGCCTCAAAAGCCAG TTTACAGGAATGGACTGGGAGCTGGAGCTTTCCCAGGCCAAGGGGCCCAGCCAG GCCTGGGAGGGATCGTGAGCCCTCTGAAGCCAG GATACACGCCGCCGCTGGGGAATGGGCCACAGCTCCTCCCAG GCCTCGGAGTGGGTCTGAAACCTCAGAAGCCAG GATATGGCAACGGCAATGGGCTGGGGGCCCAGCCAG TGCCTACTCCAGCCCTCCAGTGGGGACCGAAACCTCAGGAAGCAG GGTACCAGCCCCCGAATGGCTACGGACCAGGAGCAGGACTGG GCTTTGGTGGTGGCCTCAGGCCCCAGAAAGTCG GTTTGGGCTACGGCAACGGCAACGGTGGTCTGGGAGCCGGGTTCTTCCCTGAGGTCCGCCCACAGCCAG GGTTCCCAGGGGCCGATGGCTTTCTGAACG GTCAGGCTGCGGGCCTGAGGGGCTTTCCCTGGCCCTCCCTCCGGGCCTGGGGGGCTGCCTTGAAGCCTACATACCGGGTCGGGGGCACATACCCAGAAGTCGGGAGCCAACCAG GGCCCTATGGGCAGCTGAGGCCAgagctgggccctgggccctTGG GAGACCCTGAGGTGAAAAGAGGCAGCAATGGCCCCCTGGGAAATGGCTTTGGAG GCCGCTGA
- the LOC113883776 gene encoding glycine-rich cell wall structural protein-like isoform X6, whose product MDEEWGREEAGADLLQQQEVGAGPLGSASPAETLAPTQQGCLKAHRVVPSHSAGIMSAWAFPIALLLLGLTSESLQGGLPPLSPGLGKGLGGSNGYRSGYGPPSGLGAGPPAQNGYGAGVGGGVKPQKLGVSPGFRNGNGLGVGTLPGAAAQPVPGRGWVPGSPQPLPHSPGFGGGAKLQQPGYGNALGAGAFPGLGAQPGFGARNGIGAGAFPGAGIGGGVKPQKPGLSAGNGLGAGAFPAAGAQPGLAAPNGFGPGFGGVGKPQKPGFRTGNGAQPGLGAGGLKPQKPGPLAQNGYGAGFGGGVQTQKPGFGNGNGLGAQPGPATPQGYGAGYGNGNGLGARPGEGPVAENGYGAGLAAGVKPQKPGFGNGNGLGVQPGPAAPVVYGPGVAEAMEPQKPVYRNGLGAGAFPGQGAQPGLGGIVSPLKPGYTPPLGNGPQLLPGLGVGLKPQKPGYGNGNGLGAQPVPTPALQWGPKPQEAGYQPPNGYGPGAGLGFGGGLRPQKVGLGYGNGNGGLGAGFFPEVRPQPGFPGADGFLNGQAAGLRGFPWPSLRAWGAALKPTYRVGGTYPEVGSQPGPYGQLRPELGPGPLGDPEVKRGSNGPLGNGFGGR is encoded by the exons ATGGATGAggagtggggcagggaggaggctggggctgatctcctgcagCAGCAGGAGGTAGGGGCTGGCCCCCTGGGGTCTGCCAGCCCAGCGGAGACCCTGGCCCCCACCCAGCAGGGGTGTTTAAAGGCCCACAGGGTGGTGCCCTCCCACTCTGCCGGCATCATGAGTGCTTGGGCCTTCCCCATAGCCCTTCTCCTGCTCGGCCTGACCTCTGAAAGCCTGCAAGGCG GGCTCCCTCCATTGTCTCCGGGCCTGGGGAAAG GCTTAGGAGGCTCCAATGGCTATCGATCAG GCTATGGCCCCCCCAGTGGTCTAGGAGCAG GCCCTCCAGCTCAGAATGGCTACGGAGCAG GCGTTGGAGGGGGCGTGAAGCCCCAGAAGCTGG GTGTCTCTCCAGGGTTTAGGAACGGGAACGGGCTGGGAGTCGGGACCCTCCCGGGTGCTGCTGCCCAGCCAG TCCCAGGAAGAGGCTGGGTCCCTGGGTCCCCTCAACCACTGCCTCACTCCCCAGGCTTTGGAGGGGGCGCGAAACTCCAGCAGCCAG GGTACGGAAACGCGCTGGGAGCTGGTGCCTTCCCGGGGCTGGGAGCCCAGCCAG GATTCGGGGCTCGAAATGGTATCGGCGCTGGGGCTTTTCCGGGAGCAG GAATTGGAGGGGGCGTGAAACCTCAGAAGCCAG GACTCAGCGCTGGGAatgggctgggagctggggcctTCCCCGCAGCTGGAGCCCAGCCAG GTCTCGCAGCTCCAAATGGCTTTGGACCAG GCTTTGGAGGGGTTGGGAAACCCCAGAAGCCAG GATTCAGGACTGGGAACGGAGCCCAGCCGG GCCTTGGAGCAGGAGGGCTGAAACCTCAGAAGCCAG gcCCCCTGGCTCAGAATGGCTACGGAGCAG GCTTTGGAGGGGGTGTGCAAACTCAGAAGCCAG GATTTGGGAATGGAAACGGACTGGGAGCTCAGCCAG gCCCAGCAACACCGCAGGGATATGGAGCAG gcTACGGTAATGGAAACGGACTGGGAGCCAGGCCGGGTGAAG GCCCTGTGGCTGAAAATGGCTATGGAGCAG GCCTGGCGGCCGGCGTGAAGCCCCAGAAGCCAG gaTTTGGGAATGGTAACGGACTGGGCGTCCAGCCAG GGCCTGCAGCTCCCGTCGTCTATGGCCCAG GAGTTGCTGAGGCCATGGAGCCTCAAAAGCCAG TTTACAGGAATGGACTGGGAGCTGGAGCTTTCCCAGGCCAAGGGGCCCAGCCAG GCCTGGGAGGGATCGTGAGCCCTCTGAAGCCAG GATACACGCCGCCGCTGGGGAATGGGCCACAGCTCCTCCCAG GCCTCGGAGTGGGTCTGAAACCTCAGAAGCCAG GATATGGCAACGGCAATGGGCTGGGGGCCCAGCCAG TGCCTACTCCAGCCCTCCAGTGGGGACCGAAACCTCAGGAAGCAG GGTACCAGCCCCCGAATGGCTACGGACCAGGAGCAGGACTGG GCTTTGGTGGTGGCCTCAGGCCCCAGAAAGTCG GTTTGGGCTACGGCAACGGCAACGGTGGTCTGGGAGCCGGGTTCTTCCCTGAGGTCCGCCCACAGCCAG GGTTCCCAGGGGCCGATGGCTTTCTGAACG GTCAGGCTGCGGGCCTGAGGGGCTTTCCCTGGCCCTCCCTCCGGGCCTGGGGGGCTGCCTTGAAGCCTACATACCGGGTCGGGGGCACATACCCAGAAGTCGGGAGCCAACCAG GGCCCTATGGGCAGCTGAGGCCAgagctgggccctgggccctTGG GAGACCCTGAGGTGAAAAGAGGCAGCAATGGCCCCCTGGGAAATGGCTTTGGAG GCCGCTGA
- the LOC113883776 gene encoding fibroin heavy chain-like isoform X12, giving the protein MDEEWGREEAGADLLQQQEVGAGPLGSASPAETLAPTQQGCLKAHRVVPSHSAGIMSAWAFPIALLLLGLTSESLQGGLPPLSPGLGKGLGGSNGYRSGYGPPSGLGAGFGNGRGLGAQPGPPAQNGYGAGVGGGVKPQKLGVSPGFRNGNGLGVGTLPGAAAQPVPGRGWVPGSPQPLPHSPGFGGGAKLQQPGYGNALGAGAFPGLGAQPGFGARNGIGAGAFPGAGIGGGVKPQKPGLAAPNGFGPGFGGVGKPQKPGLGAGGLKPQKPGPLAQNGYGAGFGGGVQTQKPGFGNGNGLGAQPGPATPQGYGAGYGNGNGLGARPGEGPVAENGYGAGLAAGVKPQKPGFGNGNGLGVQPGPAAPVVYGPGVAEAMEPQKPVYRNGLGAGAFPGQGAQPGLGGIVSPLKPGYTPPLGNGPQLLPGLGVGLKPQKPGYGNGNGLGAQPVPTPALQWGPKPQEAGYQPPNGYGPGAGLGFGGGLRPQKVGLGYGNGNGGLGAGFFPEVRPQPGFPGADGFLNGQAAGLRGFPWPSLRAWGAALKPTYRVGGTYPEVGSQPGPYGQLRPELGPGPLGDPEVKRGSNGPLGNGFGGR; this is encoded by the exons ATGGATGAggagtggggcagggaggaggctggggctgatctcctgcagCAGCAGGAGGTAGGGGCTGGCCCCCTGGGGTCTGCCAGCCCAGCGGAGACCCTGGCCCCCACCCAGCAGGGGTGTTTAAAGGCCCACAGGGTGGTGCCCTCCCACTCTGCCGGCATCATGAGTGCTTGGGCCTTCCCCATAGCCCTTCTCCTGCTCGGCCTGACCTCTGAAAGCCTGCAAGGCG GGCTCCCTCCATTGTCTCCGGGCCTGGGGAAAG GCTTAGGAGGCTCCAATGGCTATCGATCAG GCTATGGCCCCCCCAGTGGTCTAGGAGCAG GGTTCGGGAATGGGCGGGGGCTGGGAGCCCAGCCAG GCCCTCCAGCTCAGAATGGCTACGGAGCAG GCGTTGGAGGGGGCGTGAAGCCCCAGAAGCTGG GTGTCTCTCCAGGGTTTAGGAACGGGAACGGGCTGGGAGTCGGGACCCTCCCGGGTGCTGCTGCCCAGCCAG TCCCAGGAAGAGGCTGGGTCCCTGGGTCCCCTCAACCACTGCCTCACTCCCCAGGCTTTGGAGGGGGCGCGAAACTCCAGCAGCCAG GGTACGGAAACGCGCTGGGAGCTGGTGCCTTCCCGGGGCTGGGAGCCCAGCCAG GATTCGGGGCTCGAAATGGTATCGGCGCTGGGGCTTTTCCGGGAGCAG GAATTGGAGGGGGCGTGAAACCTCAGAAGCCAG GTCTCGCAGCTCCAAATGGCTTTGGACCAG GCTTTGGAGGGGTTGGGAAACCCCAGAAGCCAG GCCTTGGAGCAGGAGGGCTGAAACCTCAGAAGCCAG gcCCCCTGGCTCAGAATGGCTACGGAGCAG GCTTTGGAGGGGGTGTGCAAACTCAGAAGCCAG GATTTGGGAATGGAAACGGACTGGGAGCTCAGCCAG gCCCAGCAACACCGCAGGGATATGGAGCAG gcTACGGTAATGGAAACGGACTGGGAGCCAGGCCGGGTGAAG GCCCTGTGGCTGAAAATGGCTATGGAGCAG GCCTGGCGGCCGGCGTGAAGCCCCAGAAGCCAG gaTTTGGGAATGGTAACGGACTGGGCGTCCAGCCAG GGCCTGCAGCTCCCGTCGTCTATGGCCCAG GAGTTGCTGAGGCCATGGAGCCTCAAAAGCCAG TTTACAGGAATGGACTGGGAGCTGGAGCTTTCCCAGGCCAAGGGGCCCAGCCAG GCCTGGGAGGGATCGTGAGCCCTCTGAAGCCAG GATACACGCCGCCGCTGGGGAATGGGCCACAGCTCCTCCCAG GCCTCGGAGTGGGTCTGAAACCTCAGAAGCCAG GATATGGCAACGGCAATGGGCTGGGGGCCCAGCCAG TGCCTACTCCAGCCCTCCAGTGGGGACCGAAACCTCAGGAAGCAG GGTACCAGCCCCCGAATGGCTACGGACCAGGAGCAGGACTGG GCTTTGGTGGTGGCCTCAGGCCCCAGAAAGTCG GTTTGGGCTACGGCAACGGCAACGGTGGTCTGGGAGCCGGGTTCTTCCCTGAGGTCCGCCCACAGCCAG GGTTCCCAGGGGCCGATGGCTTTCTGAACG GTCAGGCTGCGGGCCTGAGGGGCTTTCCCTGGCCCTCCCTCCGGGCCTGGGGGGCTGCCTTGAAGCCTACATACCGGGTCGGGGGCACATACCCAGAAGTCGGGAGCCAACCAG GGCCCTATGGGCAGCTGAGGCCAgagctgggccctgggccctTGG GAGACCCTGAGGTGAAAAGAGGCAGCAATGGCCCCCTGGGAAATGGCTTTGGAG GCCGCTGA
- the LOC113883776 gene encoding glycine-rich cell wall structural protein-like isoform X8, with translation MDEEWGREEAGADLLQQQEVGAGPLGSASPAETLAPTQQGCLKAHRVVPSHSAGIMSAWAFPIALLLLGLTSESLQGGLPPLSPGLGKGLGGSNGYRSGYGPPSGLGAGFGNGRGLGAQPGPPAQNGYGAGVGGGVKPQKLGVSPGFRNGNGLGVGTLPGAAAQPGFGGGAKLQQPGYGNALGAGAFPGLGAQPGFGARNGIGAGAFPGAGIGGGVKPQKPGLSAGNGLGAGAFPAAGAQPGLAAPNGFGPGFGGVGKPQKPGFRTGNGAQPGLGAGGLKPQKPGPLAQNGYGAGFGGGVQTQKPGFGNGNGLGAQPGPATPQGYGAGYGNGNGLGARPGEGPVAENGYGAGLAAGVKPQKPGFGNGNGLGVQPGPAAPVVYGPGVAEAMEPQKPVYRNGLGAGAFPGQGAQPGLGGIVSPLKPGYTPPLGNGPQLLPGLGVGLKPQKPGYGNGNGLGAQPVPTPALQWGPKPQEAGYQPPNGYGPGAGLGFGGGLRPQKVGLGYGNGNGGLGAGFFPEVRPQPGFPGADGFLNGQAAGLRGFPWPSLRAWGAALKPTYRVGGTYPEVGSQPGPYGQLRPELGPGPLGDPEVKRGSNGPLGNGFGGR, from the exons ATGGATGAggagtggggcagggaggaggctggggctgatctcctgcagCAGCAGGAGGTAGGGGCTGGCCCCCTGGGGTCTGCCAGCCCAGCGGAGACCCTGGCCCCCACCCAGCAGGGGTGTTTAAAGGCCCACAGGGTGGTGCCCTCCCACTCTGCCGGCATCATGAGTGCTTGGGCCTTCCCCATAGCCCTTCTCCTGCTCGGCCTGACCTCTGAAAGCCTGCAAGGCG GGCTCCCTCCATTGTCTCCGGGCCTGGGGAAAG GCTTAGGAGGCTCCAATGGCTATCGATCAG GCTATGGCCCCCCCAGTGGTCTAGGAGCAG GGTTCGGGAATGGGCGGGGGCTGGGAGCCCAGCCAG GCCCTCCAGCTCAGAATGGCTACGGAGCAG GCGTTGGAGGGGGCGTGAAGCCCCAGAAGCTGG GTGTCTCTCCAGGGTTTAGGAACGGGAACGGGCTGGGAGTCGGGACCCTCCCGGGTGCTGCTGCCCAGCCAG GCTTTGGAGGGGGCGCGAAACTCCAGCAGCCAG GGTACGGAAACGCGCTGGGAGCTGGTGCCTTCCCGGGGCTGGGAGCCCAGCCAG GATTCGGGGCTCGAAATGGTATCGGCGCTGGGGCTTTTCCGGGAGCAG GAATTGGAGGGGGCGTGAAACCTCAGAAGCCAG GACTCAGCGCTGGGAatgggctgggagctggggcctTCCCCGCAGCTGGAGCCCAGCCAG GTCTCGCAGCTCCAAATGGCTTTGGACCAG GCTTTGGAGGGGTTGGGAAACCCCAGAAGCCAG GATTCAGGACTGGGAACGGAGCCCAGCCGG GCCTTGGAGCAGGAGGGCTGAAACCTCAGAAGCCAG gcCCCCTGGCTCAGAATGGCTACGGAGCAG GCTTTGGAGGGGGTGTGCAAACTCAGAAGCCAG GATTTGGGAATGGAAACGGACTGGGAGCTCAGCCAG gCCCAGCAACACCGCAGGGATATGGAGCAG gcTACGGTAATGGAAACGGACTGGGAGCCAGGCCGGGTGAAG GCCCTGTGGCTGAAAATGGCTATGGAGCAG GCCTGGCGGCCGGCGTGAAGCCCCAGAAGCCAG gaTTTGGGAATGGTAACGGACTGGGCGTCCAGCCAG GGCCTGCAGCTCCCGTCGTCTATGGCCCAG GAGTTGCTGAGGCCATGGAGCCTCAAAAGCCAG TTTACAGGAATGGACTGGGAGCTGGAGCTTTCCCAGGCCAAGGGGCCCAGCCAG GCCTGGGAGGGATCGTGAGCCCTCTGAAGCCAG GATACACGCCGCCGCTGGGGAATGGGCCACAGCTCCTCCCAG GCCTCGGAGTGGGTCTGAAACCTCAGAAGCCAG GATATGGCAACGGCAATGGGCTGGGGGCCCAGCCAG TGCCTACTCCAGCCCTCCAGTGGGGACCGAAACCTCAGGAAGCAG GGTACCAGCCCCCGAATGGCTACGGACCAGGAGCAGGACTGG GCTTTGGTGGTGGCCTCAGGCCCCAGAAAGTCG GTTTGGGCTACGGCAACGGCAACGGTGGTCTGGGAGCCGGGTTCTTCCCTGAGGTCCGCCCACAGCCAG GGTTCCCAGGGGCCGATGGCTTTCTGAACG GTCAGGCTGCGGGCCTGAGGGGCTTTCCCTGGCCCTCCCTCCGGGCCTGGGGGGCTGCCTTGAAGCCTACATACCGGGTCGGGGGCACATACCCAGAAGTCGGGAGCCAACCAG GGCCCTATGGGCAGCTGAGGCCAgagctgggccctgggccctTGG GAGACCCTGAGGTGAAAAGAGGCAGCAATGGCCCCCTGGGAAATGGCTTTGGAG GCCGCTGA
- the LOC113883776 gene encoding fibroin heavy chain-like isoform X2, which translates to MDEEWGREEAGADLLQQQEVGAGPLGSASPAETLAPTQQGCLKAHRVVPSHSAGIMSAWAFPIALLLLGLTSESLQGGLPPLSPGLGKGLGGSNGYRSGYGPPSGLGAGFGNGRGLGAQPGPPAQNGYGAGVGGGVKPQKLGVSPGFRNGNGLGVGTLPGAAAQPVPGRGWVPGSPQPLPHSPGFGGGAKLQQPGYGNALGAGAFPGLGAQPGFGARNGIGAGAFPGAGIGGGVKPQKPGLSAGNGLGAGAFPAAGAQPGLAAPNGFGPGFGGVGKPQKPGLGAGGLKPQKPGPLAQNGYGAGFGGGVQTQKPGFGNGNGLGAQPGPATPQGYGAGYGNGNGLGARPGEGPVAENGYGAGLAAGVKPQKPGFGNGNGLGVQPGPAAPVVYGPGVAEAMEPQKPVYRNGLGAGAFPGQGAQPGLGGIVSPLKPGYTPPLGNGPQLLPGLGVGLKPQKPGYGNGNGLGAQPVPTPALQWGPKPQEAGYQPPNGYGPGAGLGFGGGLRPQKVGLGYGNGNGGLGAGFFPEVRPQPGFPGADGFLNGQAAGLRGFPWPSLRAWGAALKPTYRVGGTYPEVGSQPGPYGQLRPELGPGPLGDPEVKRGSNGPLGNGFGGR; encoded by the exons ATGGATGAggagtggggcagggaggaggctggggctgatctcctgcagCAGCAGGAGGTAGGGGCTGGCCCCCTGGGGTCTGCCAGCCCAGCGGAGACCCTGGCCCCCACCCAGCAGGGGTGTTTAAAGGCCCACAGGGTGGTGCCCTCCCACTCTGCCGGCATCATGAGTGCTTGGGCCTTCCCCATAGCCCTTCTCCTGCTCGGCCTGACCTCTGAAAGCCTGCAAGGCG GGCTCCCTCCATTGTCTCCGGGCCTGGGGAAAG GCTTAGGAGGCTCCAATGGCTATCGATCAG GCTATGGCCCCCCCAGTGGTCTAGGAGCAG GGTTCGGGAATGGGCGGGGGCTGGGAGCCCAGCCAG GCCCTCCAGCTCAGAATGGCTACGGAGCAG GCGTTGGAGGGGGCGTGAAGCCCCAGAAGCTGG GTGTCTCTCCAGGGTTTAGGAACGGGAACGGGCTGGGAGTCGGGACCCTCCCGGGTGCTGCTGCCCAGCCAG TCCCAGGAAGAGGCTGGGTCCCTGGGTCCCCTCAACCACTGCCTCACTCCCCAGGCTTTGGAGGGGGCGCGAAACTCCAGCAGCCAG GGTACGGAAACGCGCTGGGAGCTGGTGCCTTCCCGGGGCTGGGAGCCCAGCCAG GATTCGGGGCTCGAAATGGTATCGGCGCTGGGGCTTTTCCGGGAGCAG GAATTGGAGGGGGCGTGAAACCTCAGAAGCCAG GACTCAGCGCTGGGAatgggctgggagctggggcctTCCCCGCAGCTGGAGCCCAGCCAG GTCTCGCAGCTCCAAATGGCTTTGGACCAG GCTTTGGAGGGGTTGGGAAACCCCAGAAGCCAG GCCTTGGAGCAGGAGGGCTGAAACCTCAGAAGCCAG gcCCCCTGGCTCAGAATGGCTACGGAGCAG GCTTTGGAGGGGGTGTGCAAACTCAGAAGCCAG GATTTGGGAATGGAAACGGACTGGGAGCTCAGCCAG gCCCAGCAACACCGCAGGGATATGGAGCAG gcTACGGTAATGGAAACGGACTGGGAGCCAGGCCGGGTGAAG GCCCTGTGGCTGAAAATGGCTATGGAGCAG GCCTGGCGGCCGGCGTGAAGCCCCAGAAGCCAG gaTTTGGGAATGGTAACGGACTGGGCGTCCAGCCAG GGCCTGCAGCTCCCGTCGTCTATGGCCCAG GAGTTGCTGAGGCCATGGAGCCTCAAAAGCCAG TTTACAGGAATGGACTGGGAGCTGGAGCTTTCCCAGGCCAAGGGGCCCAGCCAG GCCTGGGAGGGATCGTGAGCCCTCTGAAGCCAG GATACACGCCGCCGCTGGGGAATGGGCCACAGCTCCTCCCAG GCCTCGGAGTGGGTCTGAAACCTCAGAAGCCAG GATATGGCAACGGCAATGGGCTGGGGGCCCAGCCAG TGCCTACTCCAGCCCTCCAGTGGGGACCGAAACCTCAGGAAGCAG GGTACCAGCCCCCGAATGGCTACGGACCAGGAGCAGGACTGG GCTTTGGTGGTGGCCTCAGGCCCCAGAAAGTCG GTTTGGGCTACGGCAACGGCAACGGTGGTCTGGGAGCCGGGTTCTTCCCTGAGGTCCGCCCACAGCCAG GGTTCCCAGGGGCCGATGGCTTTCTGAACG GTCAGGCTGCGGGCCTGAGGGGCTTTCCCTGGCCCTCCCTCCGGGCCTGGGGGGCTGCCTTGAAGCCTACATACCGGGTCGGGGGCACATACCCAGAAGTCGGGAGCCAACCAG GGCCCTATGGGCAGCTGAGGCCAgagctgggccctgggccctTGG GAGACCCTGAGGTGAAAAGAGGCAGCAATGGCCCCCTGGGAAATGGCTTTGGAG GCCGCTGA